In the genome of Segatella copri, one region contains:
- a CDS encoding SusC/RagA family TonB-linked outer membrane protein has product MMKSYISKYAKGNVKGALLLSAALALSANLQAQDLRGKVVGNDGQPVANVVISMPGKGAVRTDANGMFTIKDCKENVMLTFRHEGYFNKTEHLKKHELGKQIVVHLISNKTSRYNESVVLPHETVENDPTMAGRNNINRKDFALGSMTVEKAMQSGLPGLRVVNKGGIPGEGANMQIRGLKTIIGDGNPLVVINGVPFMPDKNESKVIGGLSRSIFEALNGQDIKNITVLKDGATAIYGSLANNGVVLIETDQASKENMNTRISFNAIYGFNWNKSRLPLMNSTQYKSYLTDMGLTHYANQEAFFNDFTFLSNPQANNAELYSFNTNWQDEVLRNSSTMDYLFRVEGGDAIAKYNISLGYNGDQGTLKNTNNDRYNAQINASVLVSRKLEILASVNTAYMKGNFMEQGMSYEANPMLAAYRRSPLLSPYSTDIYGKLISNYSTYKYGAIDDYYVSNPLAVVNTVEATQKQYDVNAKVQLVYRPAQWLTLNGIVGLYYNYNQENMFIPGVTSQAIKFITDRYGNANNTVRVGTNYTMNMFYHVNADFQKTFAKKHDVKVQLGFQALTTDYEYDVSFGRNTPNDYLKTMGSVPSSEKRYFDGYNNKWNWMNLYAVANYTYANLAKVGLTASLDGASSVAGKFGDAKVYPGADVVLMVKNLPGLHSADFINKLNLYANCSTTGNSRFGSKYYQSYYTSSPFLDIAGIVRANLATTDVLKPEITTTYNVGIETALFNNRISLAAEYYNSKTKDVILFGNASPLLGTAPYYRNAAKIKGDGVELKVSVSPVVTKDFKWTLGATLSTVNNQVESMNGAADMLYSLSDNATLITRQGESPFAFYGYQTAGVYSTTAEANAAYTQADGSKTALLNDRGVAYQAGDIRFVDQNGDGRIDAADRVVLGSATPKGFGNFYTHFDYKNFGLDVDFGYQWGGKAYNAMRRVTESASDFSNQSVSVVRRWNMEGQVTDMPHAEWGDPRGNNDFSDRWIESTDFIKLRNISLSYTYDKSLWNFIQGATIYVSGENLLTFTKYLGLDPEFAYSYSNLMQGVDYGKLNAPRSVKIGVNLKF; this is encoded by the coding sequence ATGATGAAAAGCTATATTTCTAAATATGCCAAAGGAAATGTGAAGGGCGCACTCTTGCTGAGTGCCGCTCTTGCACTTTCGGCTAATCTTCAGGCGCAAGACTTGCGAGGTAAGGTGGTGGGCAACGACGGGCAACCGGTAGCAAATGTGGTTATTTCGATGCCTGGCAAGGGTGCTGTGCGCACAGATGCCAATGGTATGTTTACCATCAAGGATTGCAAAGAGAATGTTATGCTCACTTTCCGCCATGAGGGATATTTCAATAAGACGGAACATCTGAAGAAGCATGAACTAGGGAAGCAAATCGTTGTACACCTCATTTCAAACAAGACTTCTCGCTATAACGAGTCGGTTGTTCTTCCTCATGAGACCGTGGAAAATGACCCTACCATGGCGGGTAGAAATAATATCAACCGTAAGGACTTCGCACTTGGTTCTATGACTGTAGAGAAGGCGATGCAAAGTGGATTGCCTGGTTTGCGTGTTGTCAATAAGGGCGGAATTCCTGGTGAGGGTGCCAATATGCAGATACGAGGCTTGAAAACCATCATAGGCGATGGCAATCCGTTGGTTGTCATTAATGGTGTGCCATTCATGCCTGACAAGAATGAGTCGAAGGTAATAGGTGGTTTGAGCCGTTCTATCTTCGAGGCACTCAATGGCCAGGATATCAAGAATATCACGGTACTCAAGGATGGGGCTACTGCTATCTATGGTTCTCTTGCCAACAATGGTGTGGTTCTCATCGAAACCGACCAGGCATCCAAGGAGAACATGAATACTCGCATCTCTTTCAATGCCATCTATGGATTCAATTGGAACAAGAGCCGTTTGCCTCTGATGAACTCAACCCAATACAAGAGTTATCTCACGGATATGGGCTTGACGCATTACGCCAATCAGGAGGCTTTCTTCAATGATTTCACCTTCCTGTCAAATCCGCAAGCCAATAATGCCGAGCTTTATAGCTTCAACACAAATTGGCAGGATGAGGTGTTGCGCAACTCTTCTACCATGGACTATCTGTTCAGGGTAGAAGGAGGTGATGCCATCGCCAAGTACAACATCTCTCTGGGCTATAATGGCGATCAGGGAACCTTGAAGAATACAAACAACGACCGCTATAATGCGCAAATCAATGCGTCTGTCCTGGTGAGTCGTAAGTTGGAAATCCTGGCGTCTGTCAACACAGCTTACATGAAGGGTAACTTCATGGAGCAGGGCATGAGCTACGAGGCAAATCCAATGTTGGCGGCATATCGTCGTTCTCCATTGCTCTCGCCATACAGTACCGATATTTACGGCAAGTTGATTTCCAACTATAGTACCTATAAATATGGTGCCATCGACGATTATTATGTATCCAATCCGTTGGCGGTGGTGAATACCGTTGAGGCTACCCAGAAACAGTATGATGTAAATGCCAAGGTGCAGTTGGTGTATCGCCCAGCGCAGTGGCTTACCTTGAATGGCATTGTGGGCTTGTACTACAACTACAACCAGGAAAATATGTTTATTCCGGGTGTCACCTCGCAGGCTATCAAGTTTATTACCGACCGTTATGGCAATGCCAACAACACAGTGAGAGTGGGAACCAATTACACCATGAATATGTTCTATCATGTGAATGCCGATTTCCAGAAGACTTTCGCCAAGAAGCATGATGTGAAGGTGCAGTTGGGATTCCAGGCTCTGACCACCGATTACGAGTATGATGTGTCATTCGGAAGAAATACGCCTAACGATTACTTGAAGACGATGGGTAGTGTGCCTTCTTCTGAAAAACGCTATTTCGATGGTTACAACAACAAGTGGAATTGGATGAACCTCTATGCCGTAGCTAATTATACTTACGCTAATTTGGCAAAGGTGGGGTTGACTGCTTCTTTGGATGGTGCATCCAGTGTTGCAGGAAAGTTTGGTGATGCCAAGGTTTATCCGGGAGCCGATGTGGTTTTGATGGTGAAGAATCTGCCAGGACTTCATTCTGCAGATTTCATCAATAAGCTGAATCTTTATGCCAACTGTTCAACGACGGGTAACAGTCGCTTCGGCAGCAAGTATTACCAGAGTTACTATACTTCAAGTCCTTTCCTGGATATTGCAGGTATTGTACGTGCAAACTTGGCAACCACCGATGTGCTGAAACCGGAAATCACCACCACTTACAATGTGGGTATCGAGACGGCTCTTTTCAATAATCGCATTTCTTTGGCTGCCGAGTATTATAACTCCAAGACCAAGGATGTGATTCTCTTCGGAAATGCTTCTCCACTCTTGGGTACTGCTCCTTACTATCGCAATGCTGCAAAGATCAAGGGTGATGGAGTAGAGTTGAAGGTTTCGGTTTCACCTGTTGTCACCAAGGACTTTAAGTGGACTTTGGGTGCTACGCTCAGTACCGTCAACAATCAGGTGGAGAGTATGAATGGTGCTGCCGACATGCTTTATTCATTGTCAGACAATGCCACCTTGATTACCCGTCAGGGTGAATCACCATTTGCCTTCTATGGTTATCAGACAGCAGGAGTCTATTCCACTACGGCAGAGGCGAATGCCGCTTACACCCAAGCAGATGGAAGCAAGACAGCTTTGCTGAACGATAGAGGTGTGGCTTACCAGGCTGGCGATATTCGATTTGTGGATCAGAATGGTGATGGCAGAATTGATGCTGCCGACCGTGTTGTGTTGGGTTCGGCCACTCCTAAGGGATTTGGCAACTTCTATACCCACTTTGACTATAAGAACTTCGGATTAGATGTTGACTTCGGATATCAGTGGGGTGGAAAGGCCTACAATGCCATGCGCCGTGTCACAGAGTCGGCTTCCGATTTCTCTAACCAGTCGGTATCTGTGGTTCGCCGTTGGAACATGGAAGGTCAGGTCACTGATATGCCGCATGCCGAGTGGGGTGACCCACGTGGTAACAACGATTTCTCCGACCGTTGGATAGAGAGCACCGACTTCATCAAGTTGCGCAATATTTCCTTGAGCTATACTTACGATAAGTCGCTTTGGAATTTCATTCAGGGAGCTACCATCTACGTATCGGGTGAGAATCTGCTTACCTTCACCAAGTATCTGGGTCTTGATCCGGAGTTTGCCTATTCTTACAGCAATTTGATGCAAGGTGTGGATTATGGCAAGTTGAATGCGCCACGTTCCGTGAAGATTGGTGTGAATCTGAAATTCTAG
- a CDS encoding chitobiase/beta-hexosaminidase C-terminal domain-containing protein encodes MKKFLTLALLAVSVLTANAESRKWDFTNWSAATIANLNKGASANFSTDAEALNPACGWSDIEKANGNQAAAKGGKIFWEVKAQGNATTGAQLCADGQPIQELDGLLYTNTTNRSLAIAINNGSGYEGASYLWTGSKKKDYFVIPNVKAGAKITMGVESHKTTEARGYELYIVENGKFSTKGTKLMDPDGKANAVPKTYVEQTWQVPEEGLTDTPNEDGTYNVLIYNTNGCHMYFIKVDEGDNMGEARKVAWLHAGGAGLDYAMRPTDGFEYTDIDATTDEVTDESLRSYEAVVVGSDVTAESPAYPTLEKNIAFVPMVNLNNKLFGYTAAADDVTTMTVTDADAGYWTNLTLEDGTFDYASHVSVTLPEKFANDEVIAKQGDAVAIHRHNNGAGKNSYFLLGSDETAVTTYAEWSSLLGNIINEAAQTKRDVTNAAAPSYSLNYADQQTTVSISCATGGSQVYYKVGDGEYQLYSEPLVYTEPVKLTAYAVSEGYLQSEESSKEIDIQSQAAAPVVEIASEEGKSVITITNKEEGAQVYYSFSGQTKTSTAATYAEPVEVTEPGTITAFAVAEGKLQSEAVAIEFAVKGIPEVKDTISHFTANEADWFTNAVVTDADGVSTPLAEAITAGSASGAAKAVYYFGKSAWAYYGSEVDHTETDPETGEEKVIYKPDPKAYKYVSSTSDTDWIIESEGQVITGETNVSASSGIFTGTAGYFAEEAIDEIGGTPSKGKVSFGGKSSGDPYTMRVKSTKTFDGTFDVVTYLSNGGTSDLGIELQKSADGTTWEKVGDLNFSKSQRLYKKTRFHLNETTPVYLRVAQVSGGSKGQLYDIYVIKTAGSTTGIESIPAADAAKNVKVMKFSKNGRLVIQKGNAIYNVAGLKLN; translated from the coding sequence ATGAAGAAATTCTTGACACTAGCATTGTTGGCTGTCAGTGTATTGACAGCAAATGCAGAAAGTAGAAAGTGGGACTTCACGAATTGGAGTGCCGCTACAATTGCCAACTTGAACAAGGGCGCATCTGCTAATTTCTCTACAGATGCAGAAGCCTTGAATCCTGCTTGTGGCTGGTCAGACATCGAGAAGGCAAATGGTAATCAAGCTGCTGCCAAAGGTGGTAAAATCTTCTGGGAGGTAAAGGCCCAGGGTAATGCTACCACTGGTGCTCAGCTTTGTGCAGACGGACAGCCTATCCAGGAATTGGATGGCTTGCTCTACACCAACACTACGAATCGTTCTTTGGCCATCGCCATCAACAATGGCTCAGGCTATGAGGGCGCTTCTTATCTCTGGACGGGTTCTAAGAAGAAGGACTATTTCGTGATTCCTAATGTAAAGGCTGGTGCAAAGATTACTATGGGTGTGGAGTCTCACAAAACCACAGAGGCTCGTGGTTATGAACTCTACATCGTGGAGAACGGCAAGTTTAGCACCAAGGGTACCAAACTGATGGATCCTGATGGCAAAGCCAATGCGGTGCCTAAGACTTACGTGGAGCAGACCTGGCAGGTACCAGAAGAGGGCTTGACGGATACTCCTAACGAGGATGGTACCTACAATGTGTTGATTTACAACACCAATGGCTGCCACATGTACTTCATCAAGGTTGATGAGGGTGACAACATGGGTGAGGCTCGCAAGGTGGCATGGTTGCATGCTGGTGGCGCAGGCTTGGATTATGCTATGCGTCCTACCGATGGCTTTGAATATACAGATATCGATGCTACCACCGATGAGGTTACCGATGAGTCTTTGCGTAGCTACGAGGCAGTGGTTGTTGGTTCAGACGTAACAGCCGAGTCTCCTGCTTATCCAACCTTGGAGAAGAACATCGCTTTCGTGCCAATGGTTAACTTGAACAACAAACTCTTTGGTTATACCGCAGCTGCTGACGATGTAACAACAATGACCGTGACCGATGCTGATGCAGGCTATTGGACAAACCTTACGCTTGAGGATGGTACATTCGATTATGCATCTCATGTGTCTGTAACTCTTCCAGAGAAGTTTGCCAACGACGAGGTTATCGCTAAGCAGGGTGATGCTGTTGCCATCCATCGTCATAATAATGGTGCAGGCAAGAACAGCTACTTCCTGTTGGGTTCTGATGAAACCGCTGTAACAACTTACGCCGAGTGGTCTAGCCTTCTTGGTAATATCATCAACGAGGCTGCTCAAACCAAGCGTGATGTAACCAATGCTGCTGCTCCTTCTTATTCTTTGAACTATGCAGATCAGCAGACCACTGTTTCTATCAGTTGTGCAACTGGCGGTTCTCAGGTCTATTATAAGGTAGGCGATGGCGAGTACCAGCTTTATTCTGAGCCATTGGTTTACACAGAGCCTGTTAAGTTGACAGCTTATGCTGTTTCTGAGGGTTATCTCCAGAGTGAGGAATCTTCTAAGGAAATCGACATCCAGTCTCAGGCAGCTGCTCCGGTTGTTGAGATTGCATCAGAGGAAGGTAAGTCTGTCATCACCATTACCAACAAGGAAGAGGGTGCTCAGGTTTACTATTCATTCAGTGGACAGACCAAGACCAGCACTGCTGCTACCTATGCAGAGCCTGTAGAGGTAACTGAGCCTGGTACCATCACAGCTTTTGCGGTTGCTGAGGGCAAGTTGCAGAGCGAGGCTGTAGCTATAGAGTTTGCAGTAAAGGGTATTCCTGAAGTTAAGGATACTATCTCTCACTTCACTGCCAATGAGGCTGATTGGTTCACAAATGCTGTTGTAACAGATGCTGATGGTGTTTCTACTCCTTTGGCAGAAGCTATTACTGCTGGCAGTGCTAGTGGTGCAGCTAAGGCTGTTTATTACTTCGGCAAGTCTGCTTGGGCTTACTATGGTAGCGAGGTTGACCATACCGAGACAGATCCTGAGACAGGTGAGGAGAAAGTTATCTATAAGCCAGACCCAAAGGCTTACAAGTATGTATCTTCTACTTCTGATACGGATTGGATTATCGAATCTGAAGGTCAGGTAATCACAGGTGAGACCAATGTCTCAGCTTCTTCTGGTATCTTCACTGGTACTGCTGGTTATTTTGCAGAAGAGGCTATCGATGAGATAGGCGGTACACCTTCTAAGGGTAAGGTTAGCTTTGGTGGTAAGTCTTCAGGTGATCCTTATACTATGCGTGTGAAGTCAACCAAGACATTTGATGGAACATTTGATGTTGTTACTTATCTTTCTAATGGTGGTACTAGCGACCTTGGCATCGAGTTGCAGAAGTCTGCTGATGGTACAACTTGGGAGAAGGTTGGAGATTTGAACTTCTCTAAATCTCAGCGTTTGTACAAGAAGACTCGTTTCCACTTGAACGAGACTACACCTGTTTACCTCCGTGTTGCTCAGGTATCTGGTGGCTCTAAGGGGCAGCTTTATGACATCTATGTTATCAAGACTGCTGGTTCTACAACAGGTATAGAGTCTATCCCTGCTGCTGATGCAGCAAAGAATGTGAAGGTAATGAAGTTCAGCAAGAATGGTCGCCTTGTTATTCAGAAGGGTAATGCCATCTATAATGTTGCTGGCTTGAAGCTCAACTAA
- a CDS encoding IS1380-like element IS942 family transposase produces the protein MAKIQIKSEKLTPFGGIFSIMEQFDALLAQTIDSTLGLRCTMFGYQYSEILRSLMCVYLCGGSCIEDVTTHLMKHLSLHPTLRTCSADTILRAIEELTCKNITYKSASGNSYDFNTADKMNCLLIKALLATGQLKSGQEYDFDFDHQFIETEKHDAKPTYKKFLGYSPGVAVINDMIVGIENRDGNTNVRFNQRETLERIFKRLEASEVYISRARMDCGSCSEEIVDMVEAHCRHFYIRANRCSSFYDSMFALTGWKTVEINGIEFELNSILVEKWKGKPYRLVIQRQRRIDGDLDIWEGEYTYRCILTNDYKSSARDIVEFYNLRGGKERIFDDMNNGFGWNRLPKSFMAQNTVFLLMTALIRNFYKAIMQRLKTHEFGLRATSRIKTFVFKFISVPAKWIKTSRRHVLNIYSDNNAYANLFKTDFG, from the coding sequence ATGGCAAAGATACAAATAAAATCTGAGAAACTCACTCCTTTTGGAGGAATTTTTTCTATTATGGAGCAATTTGATGCTCTTTTAGCTCAAACCATAGATTCCACCTTGGGATTGAGATGCACTATGTTTGGTTATCAATATAGCGAAATTCTACGCTCTCTGATGTGCGTATATCTTTGTGGCGGCTCATGTATTGAGGATGTTACAACTCACTTGATGAAACATTTGTCTCTTCATCCAACTCTTCGCACTTGCAGCGCAGACACCATATTGCGTGCTATCGAAGAACTGACTTGTAAGAACATCACCTATAAATCTGCTTCTGGCAACTCCTATGATTTCAATACTGCAGACAAGATGAACTGCTTATTGATCAAAGCCCTGCTTGCTACTGGTCAATTGAAATCCGGTCAAGAGTATGATTTTGACTTTGACCATCAGTTCATTGAAACAGAGAAGCATGATGCAAAACCAACCTACAAGAAGTTCCTGGGCTATAGTCCAGGTGTGGCAGTCATTAACGACATGATTGTCGGTATTGAAAATAGAGACGGCAACACAAACGTGCGCTTCAACCAAAGAGAGACTTTGGAAAGAATCTTCAAGCGACTGGAGGCATCAGAAGTATATATATCCCGTGCCCGCATGGATTGCGGCTCATGCTCGGAGGAAATCGTAGATATGGTAGAGGCTCATTGCAGGCATTTTTATATTCGTGCCAACAGATGCTCTTCCTTCTACGATTCCATGTTTGCCTTGACTGGATGGAAAACTGTTGAAATCAACGGTATTGAATTTGAGCTGAATTCCATCCTTGTTGAGAAATGGAAAGGAAAACCGTATCGTCTTGTCATACAGAGACAAAGGCGAATAGATGGAGACCTTGACATTTGGGAAGGCGAATATACCTACAGATGTATACTGACTAACGATTACAAGTCGAGTGCAAGAGACATCGTGGAATTCTACAATCTTCGTGGTGGCAAGGAACGCATCTTCGATGACATGAACAATGGCTTTGGCTGGAATCGATTGCCAAAATCGTTCATGGCACAGAATACTGTATTCCTGCTTATGACAGCTCTCATCAGAAACTTCTACAAAGCTATTATGCAGAGATTGAAAACCCATGAATTTGGATTGCGTGCCACCAGCAGAATCAAGACCTTTGTTTTCAAGTTCATCTCTGTTCCTGCGAAATGGATTAAGACATCACGTAGGCATGTATTGAATATTTACTCAGACAACAATGCTTATGCCAACCTGTTCAAGACAGACTTTGGTTAA
- the tnpB gene encoding IS66 family insertion sequence element accessory protein TnpB (TnpB, as the term is used for proteins encoded by IS66 family insertion elements, is considered an accessory protein, since TnpC, encoded by a neighboring gene, is a DDE family transposase.), whose amino-acid sequence MFGLNESTQYYVCQRYVRMNMGINGLYQIVRTELELPPLGGAVFIFFSKNRQQVKMLKWDGDGFLLYQKRLERGTFELPFFDPKNKQCKMPYRTLSAIMSGICLKSMKYRKRLNL is encoded by the coding sequence ATGTTTGGATTGAATGAGAGTACCCAGTACTATGTCTGCCAGAGATACGTACGAATGAACATGGGCATAAATGGCTTGTATCAGATAGTGAGAACCGAGCTGGAACTTCCGCCACTTGGTGGTGCGGTATTCATCTTCTTCTCCAAGAACCGCCAGCAGGTAAAAATGCTCAAGTGGGATGGCGATGGTTTCTTGCTGTACCAGAAGCGATTGGAGCGAGGAACCTTTGAATTACCATTCTTTGACCCCAAGAACAAACAATGCAAAATGCCGTACAGGACACTATCGGCCATCATGAGCGGAATTTGCCTAAAAAGCATGAAATATAGAAAGAGACTCAATCTATAG
- the tnpC gene encoding IS66 family transposase: MTKDEIIVLLKEQLQLANEQLQQANTTVSSLTLQVNELIIRIKSLEELLVQKGIAIDKANRQNKALGKLVSGKKSERQEKNPQDSMPQEEFDKKKKEQAEKRKARKNNGAKRDMHYEMKEVHVTIDPVMDAELLKTLRLFGTRTCIRYSMEPIKFIKTVYHINTYTDGSIMYPGKTPPALLLNSSYSPSFAAGLLQMRYIYSMPVERITKYFADNGFTLRKATANKLIARSADVLENFYKAICQVVLQQDYVSADETYHKVLLAKTKPTDKGSKKGYLWAVSAPELGLVFFVYEDGSRSEQVILNVFSDYKGTIQSDAYAPYRKLESDAYPDIMRIACLQHVKRDFIDCGKEDKDAQKVVDIINRFYREDKKHKVGVNGWTVEDHLAYRQSYAPDILQDLLEKLEEISSRKDLLPKSTLAQAVGYALNEYNAICDIFKRGDTALDNNYIERIQRYISLSRRNSMFFGSHEGARRGAILYSIAISCKLNGINLFEYISDVIEKTIEWQPNTPLEKYRDLLPDRWKKQ, encoded by the coding sequence ATGACAAAGGACGAAATTATAGTACTTTTGAAGGAACAACTTCAGCTTGCCAACGAACAACTTCAGCAAGCTAATACTACAGTGAGTTCGCTGACCCTACAGGTCAACGAACTCATTATACGTATAAAGTCATTAGAAGAACTACTCGTCCAGAAAGGAATCGCCATAGACAAAGCGAATCGTCAGAACAAGGCACTCGGCAAGCTCGTTTCAGGCAAGAAGTCCGAACGTCAGGAGAAGAATCCACAAGACTCGATGCCCCAGGAGGAATTTGACAAGAAGAAAAAAGAGCAGGCCGAAAAAAGAAAGGCACGCAAAAACAACGGAGCCAAGCGTGACATGCATTACGAAATGAAAGAAGTGCATGTTACGATAGATCCAGTCATGGATGCAGAGCTTTTGAAGACGTTGCGTCTCTTCGGGACTCGTACCTGTATACGTTACAGCATGGAACCCATCAAGTTCATCAAGACCGTGTATCACATCAACACTTATACGGATGGAAGTATCATGTATCCGGGGAAGACTCCGCCGGCTCTGTTGTTGAATTCTTCCTATTCACCTTCCTTTGCAGCAGGTCTCCTGCAGATGCGATACATCTATTCCATGCCGGTAGAGCGAATTACCAAATACTTTGCCGACAATGGGTTTACGTTAAGGAAAGCTACGGCAAACAAGCTGATTGCCAGAAGTGCCGATGTACTGGAAAACTTCTATAAGGCTATCTGCCAAGTAGTGTTGCAGCAGGATTATGTCTCGGCAGACGAGACATATCATAAAGTGCTGTTAGCCAAGACAAAGCCTACGGACAAGGGTTCGAAGAAAGGCTACCTCTGGGCTGTAAGTGCGCCTGAACTGGGACTTGTCTTCTTCGTATATGAGGATGGTTCACGTTCTGAGCAGGTCATACTTAACGTATTCTCTGATTATAAAGGTACCATACAGAGTGATGCATATGCTCCTTACCGGAAACTGGAGTCGGATGCTTATCCTGACATTATGAGAATCGCCTGCCTACAGCATGTCAAGAGAGACTTCATCGACTGCGGCAAGGAGGACAAGGATGCTCAGAAGGTCGTAGATATCATCAACAGATTTTATCGAGAAGACAAAAAACATAAGGTTGGGGTAAATGGATGGACCGTTGAAGACCATCTTGCCTATCGGCAGTCATACGCACCAGACATTTTACAGGATTTATTGGAGAAACTGGAGGAAATATCTTCCAGGAAGGATTTGCTGCCCAAGTCTACCTTGGCGCAGGCGGTCGGCTATGCCCTTAATGAATATAATGCCATTTGTGACATCTTCAAAAGAGGTGATACGGCTCTCGATAACAACTACATTGAGAGAATCCAGAGGTACATATCACTATCAAGAAGAAACTCTATGTTCTTTGGCTCGCACGAAGGAGCAAGACGGGGAGCTATCCTATATTCTATAGCTATTTCATGCAAGTTGAATGGCATCAATCTGTTTGAATACATTAGCGATGTCATAGAAAAGACCATTGAATGGCAACCGAATACCCCACTGGAGAAATATAGAGACTTACTTCCTGACCGATGGAAAAAGCAGTAA